GTCGTCGGTGTTGGTTTCGCCGGTGACCTTGAACACGCGCAGGCTGATCTTGTCGGCCAGGGTCGGACGGTTCTTGAACCACTCGCCATCGGCCCAGGACTGCAGCACGGCTTTAGCGTGTTGGTTGCCGTTCTTGGCTTTTTCAGCGACGTCGTGGAAGGCATCGAACATCAGCAGGGTGTGCTTGAGTTGAGCGGCGGCAACAGGTGCCAGCTCGGCATCGTCGAGCAGCTCGACCAGGGTCACGATGTTGTAGCCGCCCTGCATGGTGCCAAGCAGCTCAACGGCGCGTTTCTTGTCGATCAGGGGGGAAGTGGCTTCGCCCTTGGCCAGGGCGGACAGGAAACCGGCCTTGACGTAGGCAGCTTCGTCAACGCCTGGTGGAATGCGGTTGGTGATCAGGTCAACGAGGAATTCTTCTTCGCCAGCCGGAGGATTTTTCAGCAGCTCGACCAGGCCTGCGGTTTGTTCGGCATTAAGCGGCTGGGGAACGATACCCAGGGCTGCACGCTCTTCGATATGTTTGCGGTAGGCTTCAAGCACAGTTATTACCCTCATCAGTGGTCCCACGGGACGCTCATCCAGAAATGATCGGCACGCGTGCGCTCGGGGGCTTTTTGGGCCGCAAAGCCAGCGCTGCCGGCATTTCTCACAGAAGCTGCTTTCAAAGTTTTACGCCTGCAGAACGGAGCTGATGAGGGTTGGCGCTGATGCTCGACCTACCGGGTCGTTCACCATCGCCAACACCGTTCTGAAGGAACGACTGTGCTCGTGACGCTTTGAAAACAGCTTCCAGCGGATTATTGGCGCCTTACAAGGCCGGATGATTCTACGGCAAAAAAAATTTAAAGGTAAGTTGCCATGTCACGTTTGCCGGGTGATCAACCTTAGACAAAGGGCTAACATGACGCACTGTTTCACTGATTTGCGTGCCGCCGCCCATGTCCAACCAAACCATCAAAACCCCCTGCGTAGGCCTGTGCTCCACCGTTTACGGCGACCTCGTTTGCCGTGGCTGCAAGCGCTTCCACCATGAAGTGATCCAGTGGAACGGCTATAACGAAGAAGAAAAACGCGCGGTCTGGCTGCGGTTGGAGCACTTGTTGGTGCAGGTGATGGCCGGCAAGCTGGAAGTGTTCGACCCTGGCAAACTGCGCGGGCAACTGGAGCAGCGCAAGATCCGTTTTGTGCCGCACCAGTCCGCGTACTGTTGGGCGTACCAGTTGATTGCTCGCGGGGCGCGGGTGATCAATAACCTGGAGGC
The sequence above is drawn from the Pseudomonas quebecensis genome and encodes:
- a CDS encoding DUF1289 domain-containing protein: MSNQTIKTPCVGLCSTVYGDLVCRGCKRFHHEVIQWNGYNEEEKRAVWLRLEHLLVQVMAGKLEVFDPGKLRGQLEQRKIRFVPHQSAYCWAYQLIARGARVINNLEAYGMVLLPEFREWALPELRDAIDREFFILSEAHYQRYIAPAFLNDALAD